From a region of the Pongo pygmaeus isolate AG05252 chromosome 5, NHGRI_mPonPyg2-v2.0_pri, whole genome shotgun sequence genome:
- the RNF146 gene encoding E3 ubiquitin-protein ligase RNF146 isoform X3, producing MAGCGEIDHSINMLPTNRKANESCSNTAPSLTVPECAICLQTCVHPVSLPCKHVFCYLCVKGASWLGKRCALCRQEIPEDFLDKPTLLSPEELKAASRGNGEYAWYYEGRNGWWQYDERTSRELEDAFSKGKKNTEMLIAGFLYVADLENMVQYRRNEHGRRRKIKRDIIDIPKKGVAGLRLDCDANTVNLARESSADGADSVSAQSGASVQPLVSSVRPLTSVDGQLTSPATPSPDASTSLEDSFAHFQLSGDNTAERSHRGEGEEDHESPSSGRVPAPDTSIEETESDASSDSEDVSAVVAQHSLTQQRLLVSNANQTVPDRSDRSGTDRSVAGGGTVSVRSRRPDGQCTVTEV from the coding sequence ATGGCTGGCTGTGGTGAAATTGATCATTCAATAAACATGCTTCCTACAAACAGGAAAGCAAACGAGTCCTGTTCTAATACTGCACCTTCTTTAACCGTCCCTGAATGTGCCATTTGTCTGCAAACATGTGTTCATCCAGTCAGTCTGCCCTGTAAGCACGTTTTCTGCTATCTATGTGTAAAAGGAGCTTCATGGCTTGGAAAGCGGTGTGCTCTTTGTCGACAAGAAATTCCCGAGGATTTCCTTGACAAGCCAACCTTGTTGTCACCAGAAGAACTCAAGGCAGCAAGTAGAGGAAATGGTGAATATGCGTGGTATTATGAAGGAAGAAATGGGTGGTGGCAGTACGATGAGCGCACTAGTAGAGAGCTGGAAGATGCTTTTTCCAAAGGTAAAAAGAACACTGAAATGTTAATTGCTGGCTTTCTGTATGTCGCTGATCTTGAAAATATGGTTCAATATAGGAGAAATGAACATGGACGTCGCAGGAAGATTAAGCGAGATATAATAGATATACCAAAGAAGGGAGTAGCTGGACTTAGGCTAGACTGTGATGCTAATACCGTAAACCTAGCAAGAGAGAGCTCTGCTGACGGAGCGGACAGTGTATCAGCACAGAGTGGAGCTTCTGTTCAGCCCCTAGTGTCTTCTGTAAGGCCCCTAACGTCAGTAGATGGTCAGTTAACAAGCCCTGCAACACCATCCCCTGATGCAAGCACTTCTCTGGAAGactcttttgctcattttcaacTCAGTGGAGACAACACAGCTGAAAGGAGTCAtaggggagaaggagaagaagatcATGAATCACCATCTTCAGGCAGGGTACCAGCACCAGACACCTCCATTGAAGAAACTGAATCAGATGCCAGTAGTGATAGTGAGGATGTATCTGCAGTTGTTGCACAGCACTCCTTGACCCAACAGAGACTTTTGGTTTCTAATGCAAACCAGACAGTACCCGATCGATCAGATCGATCGGGAACTGATCGATCAGTAGCAGGGGGTGGAACAGTGAGTGTCAGATCTAGAAGGCCTGATGGACAATGCACAGTAACtgaagtttaa
- the RNF146 gene encoding E3 ubiquitin-protein ligase RNF146 isoform X1, translated as MCWMAGCGEIDHSINMLPTNRKANESCSNTAPSLTVPECAICLQTCVHPVSLPCKHVFCYLCVKGASWLGKRCALCRQEIPEDFLDKPTLLSPEELKAASRGNGEYAWYYEGRNGWWQYDERTSRELEDAFSKGKKNTEMLIAGFLYVADLENMVQYRRNEHGRRRKIKRDIIDIPKKGVAGLRLDCDANTVNLARESSADGADSVSAQSGASVQPLVSSVRPLTSVDGQLTSPATPSPDASTSLEDSFAHFQLSGDNTAERSHRGEGEEDHESPSSGRVPAPDTSIEETESDASSDSEDVSAVVAQHSLTQQRLLVSNANQTVPDRSDRSGTDRSVAGGGTVSVRSRRPDGQCTVTEV; from the coding sequence GATGGCTGGCTGTGGTGAAATTGATCATTCAATAAACATGCTTCCTACAAACAGGAAAGCAAACGAGTCCTGTTCTAATACTGCACCTTCTTTAACCGTCCCTGAATGTGCCATTTGTCTGCAAACATGTGTTCATCCAGTCAGTCTGCCCTGTAAGCACGTTTTCTGCTATCTATGTGTAAAAGGAGCTTCATGGCTTGGAAAGCGGTGTGCTCTTTGTCGACAAGAAATTCCCGAGGATTTCCTTGACAAGCCAACCTTGTTGTCACCAGAAGAACTCAAGGCAGCAAGTAGAGGAAATGGTGAATATGCGTGGTATTATGAAGGAAGAAATGGGTGGTGGCAGTACGATGAGCGCACTAGTAGAGAGCTGGAAGATGCTTTTTCCAAAGGTAAAAAGAACACTGAAATGTTAATTGCTGGCTTTCTGTATGTCGCTGATCTTGAAAATATGGTTCAATATAGGAGAAATGAACATGGACGTCGCAGGAAGATTAAGCGAGATATAATAGATATACCAAAGAAGGGAGTAGCTGGACTTAGGCTAGACTGTGATGCTAATACCGTAAACCTAGCAAGAGAGAGCTCTGCTGACGGAGCGGACAGTGTATCAGCACAGAGTGGAGCTTCTGTTCAGCCCCTAGTGTCTTCTGTAAGGCCCCTAACGTCAGTAGATGGTCAGTTAACAAGCCCTGCAACACCATCCCCTGATGCAAGCACTTCTCTGGAAGactcttttgctcattttcaacTCAGTGGAGACAACACAGCTGAAAGGAGTCAtaggggagaaggagaagaagatcATGAATCACCATCTTCAGGCAGGGTACCAGCACCAGACACCTCCATTGAAGAAACTGAATCAGATGCCAGTAGTGATAGTGAGGATGTATCTGCAGTTGTTGCACAGCACTCCTTGACCCAACAGAGACTTTTGGTTTCTAATGCAAACCAGACAGTACCCGATCGATCAGATCGATCGGGAACTGATCGATCAGTAGCAGGGGGTGGAACAGTGAGTGTCAGATCTAGAAGGCCTGATGGACAATGCACAGTAACtgaagtttaa
- the RNF146 gene encoding E3 ubiquitin-protein ligase RNF146 isoform X2, whose amino-acid sequence MMAGCGEIDHSINMLPTNRKANESCSNTAPSLTVPECAICLQTCVHPVSLPCKHVFCYLCVKGASWLGKRCALCRQEIPEDFLDKPTLLSPEELKAASRGNGEYAWYYEGRNGWWQYDERTSRELEDAFSKGKKNTEMLIAGFLYVADLENMVQYRRNEHGRRRKIKRDIIDIPKKGVAGLRLDCDANTVNLARESSADGADSVSAQSGASVQPLVSSVRPLTSVDGQLTSPATPSPDASTSLEDSFAHFQLSGDNTAERSHRGEGEEDHESPSSGRVPAPDTSIEETESDASSDSEDVSAVVAQHSLTQQRLLVSNANQTVPDRSDRSGTDRSVAGGGTVSVRSRRPDGQCTVTEV is encoded by the coding sequence GATGGCTGGCTGTGGTGAAATTGATCATTCAATAAACATGCTTCCTACAAACAGGAAAGCAAACGAGTCCTGTTCTAATACTGCACCTTCTTTAACCGTCCCTGAATGTGCCATTTGTCTGCAAACATGTGTTCATCCAGTCAGTCTGCCCTGTAAGCACGTTTTCTGCTATCTATGTGTAAAAGGAGCTTCATGGCTTGGAAAGCGGTGTGCTCTTTGTCGACAAGAAATTCCCGAGGATTTCCTTGACAAGCCAACCTTGTTGTCACCAGAAGAACTCAAGGCAGCAAGTAGAGGAAATGGTGAATATGCGTGGTATTATGAAGGAAGAAATGGGTGGTGGCAGTACGATGAGCGCACTAGTAGAGAGCTGGAAGATGCTTTTTCCAAAGGTAAAAAGAACACTGAAATGTTAATTGCTGGCTTTCTGTATGTCGCTGATCTTGAAAATATGGTTCAATATAGGAGAAATGAACATGGACGTCGCAGGAAGATTAAGCGAGATATAATAGATATACCAAAGAAGGGAGTAGCTGGACTTAGGCTAGACTGTGATGCTAATACCGTAAACCTAGCAAGAGAGAGCTCTGCTGACGGAGCGGACAGTGTATCAGCACAGAGTGGAGCTTCTGTTCAGCCCCTAGTGTCTTCTGTAAGGCCCCTAACGTCAGTAGATGGTCAGTTAACAAGCCCTGCAACACCATCCCCTGATGCAAGCACTTCTCTGGAAGactcttttgctcattttcaacTCAGTGGAGACAACACAGCTGAAAGGAGTCAtaggggagaaggagaagaagatcATGAATCACCATCTTCAGGCAGGGTACCAGCACCAGACACCTCCATTGAAGAAACTGAATCAGATGCCAGTAGTGATAGTGAGGATGTATCTGCAGTTGTTGCACAGCACTCCTTGACCCAACAGAGACTTTTGGTTTCTAATGCAAACCAGACAGTACCCGATCGATCAGATCGATCGGGAACTGATCGATCAGTAGCAGGGGGTGGAACAGTGAGTGTCAGATCTAGAAGGCCTGATGGACAATGCACAGTAACtgaagtttaa